In a genomic window of Burkholderiales bacterium:
- a CDS encoding ABC transporter permease, whose translation MTAPAATDEAAPAIRAPEVRRTGAGSVALAGAWTLRSLQPRLRELEQALSRVDGGRWDLTGIDTLDHTGALLLWRAWGRRLPDAAEVRPEHSALFERLEAREPRPIRRGRRRFIGPIEALGRAMIGFSRNLAGMTVLLGRVALEVLGLVHHPTRTPWREISANIYRTGAQALGITALVGFLVGVVLSYLSAQQLRNFGADVYIVNLLGVAIVRELGPVLAAILVAGRSGSAMTAQIGVMRVTEELDALAVMGIPHTLRLVLPKTIALAVAMPLLILWTNAIALIGGMVCAQFQLGIDWRYFLANLPAAVPISNLYLGLAKGVVFGIFIALTACHFGLRVKPNTESLGEGTTNSVVTAITLVIVIDAVFAVLFRNVGSFLS comes from the coding sequence GTGACAGCGCCCGCCGCAACGGACGAGGCGGCGCCGGCGATCCGCGCACCGGAGGTCAGACGCACCGGCGCGGGGTCGGTCGCGCTCGCCGGCGCCTGGACACTCCGATCGCTCCAGCCGCGGCTGCGTGAGCTCGAGCAGGCGCTCTCGCGCGTCGACGGCGGTCGCTGGGACCTGACCGGCATCGACACCCTGGACCACACCGGGGCGCTCCTGCTGTGGCGGGCGTGGGGACGTCGCCTGCCCGACGCCGCGGAGGTCCGGCCCGAGCACAGCGCGCTGTTCGAGCGGCTCGAAGCCCGGGAGCCGCGCCCGATCCGGCGCGGGCGCCGCCGCTTCATAGGACCGATCGAGGCCCTGGGCCGGGCGATGATCGGCTTCTCGCGCAACCTCGCCGGCATGACGGTGCTCCTGGGACGCGTCGCCCTGGAAGTCCTGGGGCTGGTACACCATCCCACCCGCACCCCGTGGCGCGAGATCTCGGCGAACATCTATCGCACCGGCGCGCAGGCCCTCGGCATCACCGCACTGGTCGGTTTTCTCGTGGGCGTGGTGCTGTCCTATCTTTCGGCGCAGCAGCTTCGCAACTTCGGCGCGGATGTCTACATCGTCAACCTGCTGGGCGTGGCGATCGTGCGCGAGCTGGGGCCGGTGCTCGCCGCCATCCTCGTCGCCGGGCGTTCGGGCTCGGCCATGACGGCGCAGATCGGCGTCATGCGCGTGACCGAGGAACTCGACGCGCTGGCGGTCATGGGCATACCGCACACCCTGCGCCTCGTGCTGCCGAAGACGATCGCGCTGGCGGTCGCGATGCCGCTCCTCATCCTCTGGACCAACGCGATCGCCCTGATCGGCGGCATGGTGTGCGCGCAGTTCCAGCTCGGCATCGACTGGCGCTACTTCCTGGCCAACCTGCCGGCGGCGGTGCCGATCTCCAACCTGTATCTGGGCTTGGCGAAAGGGGTTGTGTTTGGCATATTCATCGCGCTGACCGCGTGCCACTTCGGCCTCAGGGTGAAACCGAACACCGAGAGCCTGGGCGAAGGCACCACCAATTCGGTCGTCACCGCGATCACGCTGGTCATCGTGATCGACGCGGTCTTCGCGGTGCTGTTCCGCAACGTCGGGAGCTTTCTCAGTTGA
- a CDS encoding phasin family protein, with amino-acid sequence MSSLYQTPEQLIALNKANIDAALRFAGVALEGAERLIDLQLKTAKSALSESFEGAKALASVRDFEQFAALKDTLVQPSVEKATAYAKQVYDVATATQSDLGRLVEEQVTEFNKQVISALDQIVKSAPAGSEVGIAAMKSTLAAVNSGFDNLTKVAKQFGEATQSNIEVVANQTIEAAKKAKKAA; translated from the coding sequence ATGTCGTCCCTGTATCAGACCCCCGAACAGCTGATCGCCCTGAACAAAGCCAACATCGACGCGGCCCTGCGCTTCGCCGGCGTGGCGCTGGAAGGCGCCGAGCGCCTGATCGACCTGCAGCTCAAGACCGCCAAGAGCGCCCTGAGCGAGAGCTTCGAAGGCGCCAAGGCCCTGGCCTCGGTCCGCGACTTCGAGCAGTTCGCCGCCCTCAAGGACACGCTGGTCCAGCCCTCGGTCGAGAAAGCCACGGCCTACGCCAAGCAGGTCTACGACGTCGCGACCGCGACCCAGTCGGATCTCGGCAGGCTCGTCGAAGAGCAGGTCACCGAGTTCAACAAGCAGGTGATCTCGGCCCTCGACCAGATCGTGAAGAGCGCGCCGGCGGGCTCGGAAGTCGGGATCGCCGCGATGAAGTCGACCCTCGCCGCCGTCAACTCGGGTTTCGACAACCTGACCAAAGTCGCCAAGCAGTTCGGAGAAGCGACCCAGAGCAACATCGAAGTGGTCGCGAACCAGACGATCGAAGCCGCGAAAAAAGCCAAAAAAGCAGCTTAA
- a CDS encoding molybdopterin-binding protein produces MKFAALIIGDEILSGKRQDKHLPKLIELLAARGLGLAWAQYLGDDPELITATLKRTLAAEDVVFSFGGIGATPDDHTRECAARAAGVELRLHPDAETEIRARFGDEITPRRLQMGEFPAGSSIVPNPHNRIPGFSLGNHHFVPGFPQMAWPMVEWVLENRYREIFAPGSIAERSIIVRGCGESQLIDLMNDCLARYPKLKVFSLPRMGEQRHVELGVRGDAADVPAAIVILQTGVDTLGFAWSEPAA; encoded by the coding sequence ATGAAATTCGCTGCCCTCATCATCGGCGACGAGATCCTCTCCGGCAAGCGCCAGGACAAGCACCTTCCGAAGCTGATCGAGCTGCTCGCCGCACGCGGCCTCGGGCTCGCGTGGGCGCAGTATCTCGGTGACGATCCCGAGCTCATCACCGCGACGCTGAAACGCACGCTGGCCGCCGAGGACGTCGTGTTCAGCTTCGGCGGCATCGGCGCGACGCCGGACGATCACACCCGCGAGTGCGCGGCGCGCGCGGCAGGTGTCGAGTTGCGGCTGCACCCCGACGCCGAAACCGAGATACGCGCACGCTTCGGCGACGAGATCACGCCGCGGCGCCTGCAGATGGGCGAGTTCCCTGCCGGTTCTTCGATCGTCCCGAACCCGCACAACCGCATCCCCGGATTCAGCCTCGGCAACCACCATTTCGTGCCCGGTTTTCCGCAGATGGCGTGGCCGATGGTGGAATGGGTGCTGGAGAACCGCTATCGCGAGATCTTCGCGCCGGGGAGCATCGCCGAGCGCTCGATCATCGTCAGGGGCTGCGGCGAGAGCCAGCTCATCGACCTCATGAACGATTGCCTCGCGCGCTATCCGAAGCTCAAGGTCTTCAGCCTGCCGCGCATGGGCGAGCAGCGGCACGTGGAGCTCGGGGTGAGGGGAGACGCCGCGGACGTGCCCGCGGCGATCGTGATATTGCAGACGGGGGTCGATACACTCGGCTTCGCGTGGTCCGAACCGGCGGCGTAG
- a CDS encoding CBS domain-containing protein: MKSLNQLLAAKGGQVYSIRPDATVLDALKLMAQKDVGALLVIEGTRLAGIMSERDYARKVILQGKSSQDMAVRDIMTADVVRVDPSKTVEECMGLMTQRRVRHLPVCEGDKLIGLVSIGDLVKEVIAEQEQTIKQLESYIHS, from the coding sequence ATGAAAAGCCTCAACCAGCTCCTCGCCGCCAAAGGCGGTCAGGTCTATTCGATACGCCCCGACGCGACGGTGCTCGACGCGCTGAAGCTCATGGCGCAGAAAGACGTCGGCGCGCTGCTCGTCATTGAAGGCACGCGCCTCGCCGGCATCATGTCCGAGCGCGATTACGCGCGTAAGGTCATCCTGCAGGGCAAGTCGTCGCAGGACATGGCGGTGCGCGACATCATGACCGCCGACGTGGTCAGGGTCGATCCGTCCAAAACGGTCGAGGAGTGCATGGGCCTCATGACCCAGCGCCGGGTCCGTCACCTGCCGGTCTGCGAGGGCGACAAGCTCATCGGGCTCGTCTCTATCGGCGACCTAGTCAAGGAAGTCATCGCCGAGCAGGAGCAGACCATCAAGCAGCTCGAGTCGTACATACACTCGTAG